The following are encoded together in the Dyella terrae genome:
- the trmD gene encoding tRNA (guanosine(37)-N1)-methyltransferase TrmD, which translates to MRIDVVTLFPDFMRQCASVGVVGRAQQRELLQVETWNPRDFATDNYRTVDGRTCGGGPGMVMLIQPLRGALKAVREAAPEPVHVVYLSPQGARLTQGRVEALAKLPRIALLCGRYEGVDERLLAHEVDEELSIGDYVLSGGELGAAVIIDAVGRLQDGALNDAQSAQQDSFSDGLLDCPHYAKPVHDALGDVPDVLLSGDHAAIRRWRLKQSLGRTWLRRPDLLAQRALDAESRALLDEFRREHAQQTRHDDTAH; encoded by the coding sequence ATGCGCATTGATGTCGTCACGCTGTTTCCCGACTTCATGCGTCAGTGTGCTTCGGTTGGCGTAGTCGGTCGGGCGCAGCAGCGGGAACTCCTTCAGGTGGAAACCTGGAATCCCCGTGATTTCGCCACCGACAATTACCGTACTGTGGACGGCCGCACTTGCGGCGGCGGGCCTGGGATGGTGATGCTGATTCAGCCTTTACGTGGTGCCCTCAAGGCAGTGCGTGAGGCGGCACCGGAACCGGTGCATGTGGTTTACCTCAGCCCACAAGGTGCGAGGTTGACGCAGGGTAGGGTGGAGGCGCTGGCGAAACTGCCGCGCATCGCTTTGCTTTGTGGGCGTTACGAAGGTGTGGACGAGCGTTTGCTGGCGCACGAGGTCGACGAGGAGCTTTCCATCGGCGATTATGTGTTGTCCGGTGGTGAGTTGGGCGCGGCAGTGATCATCGATGCCGTGGGCCGCTTGCAGGACGGTGCGTTGAATGACGCGCAGTCGGCGCAGCAGGATTCGTTTTCGGACGGACTGCTGGATTGTCCGCACTATGCAAAACCGGTGCATGACGCACTCGGCGACGTACCGGATGTACTGCTTTCCGGTGACCACGCGGCTATCCGCCGCTGGCGCCTTAAGCAATCGCTGGGACGGACCTGGTTGCGACGTCCCGACCTTTTGGCGCAGCGCGCGTTGGATGCAGAATCCCGAGCGCTGTTGGATGAATTCCGCCGCGAGCATGCTCAGCAGACGCGGCACGACGATACGGCCCATTAA
- the rimM gene encoding ribosome maturation factor RimM (Essential for efficient processing of 16S rRNA), whose protein sequence is MTAAGRRVLVGRIVGLYGVQGWLKIESWTEPRTKIFTYQPWLLTSAPGVETEITGVKGRPQGKGLVAQFPDVNDRDTAAALIGQDIYVARELLPPPGKDEYYWVDLEGLEVVTTEGVALGRVSHLFATGANDVVVVKDGTRERLVPFIQGSFVRSVDLSGGCMVVDWDPEF, encoded by the coding sequence ATGACGGCAGCCGGCCGGCGCGTCCTCGTCGGACGCATCGTCGGGCTGTACGGCGTGCAGGGCTGGCTCAAGATCGAATCTTGGACCGAGCCCCGCACGAAGATCTTCACCTACCAACCCTGGCTGCTCACGTCGGCGCCGGGTGTGGAGACGGAGATCACGGGAGTGAAGGGTCGTCCGCAGGGCAAAGGGCTTGTCGCTCAATTCCCTGATGTAAACGACCGCGACACCGCAGCAGCACTGATCGGGCAAGACATCTACGTCGCTCGTGAGCTGCTGCCACCTCCCGGCAAGGATGAGTATTACTGGGTCGATCTCGAGGGTCTTGAGGTCGTCACCACGGAAGGCGTGGCATTGGGTCGAGTCAGTCATCTGTTCGCGACCGGCGCCAACGACGTCGTGGTAGTGAAGGACGGCACGCGCGAGCGGCTAGTTCCTTTCATCCAGGGATCTTTCGTGCGTTCGGTGGACTTGTCCGGCGGGTGCATGGTGGTGGACTGGGATCCTGAATTCTGA